Sequence from the Litorilinea aerophila genome:
GGGATCCCACCCGGCCGGGCTTCTGGTATCTCTCCTACTGCCATCCCCACCCGCCCCTGGCGCCCCTGCAGGCCTATCTGGACCTGTACCGGGACCTGGCGCCGGACAGGCCCTACGTGGGCGATTGGGCAGAGGAGGATACGGACAGCCTGCCGTACGCGCTGCAGGCCGTGCGAGCCCACTGGGGCCCCTTCCGCCCAGAGCAGATCGACCGCATCCGCCGTGCCTTCTACGCGCTCTGCACCCACATCGACCATCAGCTGCGGGTGGTCATCGGCACCCTGCGGGAGGAGGGGATCCTGGACAACACCATCATCCTCTTCACCGCCGACCACGGGGACATGTTGGGCAACCACGGGCTGTGGGCCAAGCGGCTCTTCTACGAGTATTCGGCCAACATTCCCATGATCCTGGTAGGGCCGGCGGGTGATGAACGGGTGGGCCACCATCGGGTGGACGAGCGGCTGGTGGGCTGGCAGGATGTGATGCCGACCCTCCTGGAGCTGGCGGGCCTGCCGGTACCGGAGACAGTGGACGGGCTCAGCATGGTGGGATCGCAGCGGCGCCAGTGGCTCTACGGGGAATTTGGCGAAGGGCCGGTGGCCACCCGCATGGTCCACGACGGCCGCCACAAGCTCATCTACTACCCCACCGGCAACCACATCCAGCTCTTCGACCTGGCCGAGGATCCCCAGGAATGTCACGACGTGGCCCGGGCGGCCGGGTACGCGTCCATCCGCGCCGGATTGATCGAGCGGCTCATGGGCGAACTGTACGGCAGCGACGAGGGCTGGATCCAGGGGGATCAACTGGTGGGGGAGCCGGCACAGCCGTACCGGCCGCGACCCAACCGGGGTCTCTCCGGCCAGCGGGGCCTCCACTGGCCGCCGCCGCCCCTGGAACTCTCCGGCCAGGTGGTGGGTGCGCCGTAGTAAATTCCGGCAGAAATTAATTCGGCGGCACTCCCTCTGGTGGAACCTATCGGTGAATTTTTGCCGTGGTATTTATGCCAGACTGTACCAGGGTGCGCCCACCGGCGGGAGAGGGGGGCGCACCGCCTCCCCCAGGGATCCGTCCTGTGGAAAGATACCTGCCGAAAAGTTGACGCAGATCTCGTCAGATTGGCGTAGGGCTGCCGTTGGGTTTCCGCCCGGTATCAGCCCGCCCCTTTCTGTTATATTTGGGCCAGAAAGATGGGCGCCGCTTATCGGGGGACGCCATGTTGAAGAAGCCATTTCAAATGACTTCTGAGATGTGGTGGCGGTTGCCCATCTTTTCCTTTTCCTCCAATTTCCTTCAGCGGCCCCCCACCCTTGCACCTTTGCGTTGAAAACACCCCTCTATCTTCGCGCTTCCTCCTTTGCGCTGCGCCTTTCGATCGAGTTTGCTTGTCACCCGGCCCATCTCCCGGTACAATGGATGTGTCACCGGCCCACGGCACGTCCGGCACCTCACCTCATCCTCCCCTGTGCACGAACCAGGAAAGGGGTGTCCCTGTTCGTCTCGCGTCCATCGTGCACGCGGCTGGACAGGCGCGAACGGGATGTGCGTCACTGCACAGCCGCCCGGTAGCTTTCTCAACAGCACCCGCCTTCGTTTCCCTCCTATGCTGGTAGCACCCGGGCGTGAATCCCCCAAAACCACGTCCGCAAGAACGGTCCCCCTCTCCGCAGTCGGCTGCGTTTTGTTCCCAACCGTAAAGGAGCAACGCTCCATGAACCAGATTTCATTTTCCTTGCTTGGAAAGTTATCCGGCTGCTGCGACGGGGCGGAGATCCCGGGGCTGGAGCTGCACCGGGTCCAGGAGCTGCTGTGCTACCTGCTCATCTACCGGCGCCGAAACCACAACCGGGAACAGCTGGCCTCGGTCCTCTGGGGGGAAACTTCCACCGCCCAGTCCAAAAAAAATCTGCGCCAGACCATCTGGCAACTGCAGACGGCCCTCCACCAGGAGCGCCAGCCTGTCCTGGCCCGGCTTTTGATGGTGGACAACGAGTGGATTCAGGTGAACCCGGATGCTTCCTACTGGCTGGACATCGCCGTGCTGGAGGATGCCTTCCTGGCCGTCCAGGCGGTGCCCGACAGCCATTTGACGGCCGAACAGAAGCGCCTGCTGGAAGAGTCGGCCGGGCTCTACCGGGGCGACCTGCTGGAAGGCTGGTACCAGGAGTGGTGTATCTTCGAGCGTGAACGGTACCGGAGCATGTACCTGGCCATCCTGGACAAATTGATCGGCTACAGCGAAGCCCACGGCGAGTATGAGGCCGGCCTCCTCTTCGGCGCCCAGGTCCTGCGCTTCGACCGGGCCATGGAGCGCGCCCACCGGCGGCTCATGCGCCTCCACTACCTGGCCGGCAACCGCACCGCAGCCCTGCGCCAGTATGAGCTCTGCCTCCAGGCCCTGCGGGAAGAGCTGGATGTGGAACCCGCCCAGAGCACCCAACAGCTCTACCGCCAGATCTGCGCCGACGAGCACGATCAGATCGCGGGTACCCCCCTGCCCCCAGCCAGCCCACCCCCCACTCCTCCCGCCACGGGCACCTCCCCGGCCATCCAACAGCTCCTCCAGCTCCGGATTACCCTGGCCGCGCTGCAACAGCAGCTTGACCAGTGCGTCAAAGCCCTGGAACAGACCCTCACCAGCCGCCACTGAGACCAGTTGTCCTGTAGAGGCGCACGGTCGGTAGAGACGCACGGTCGGTAGAGACGCACGGTCGGTAGAGACGCACGGTCGTGCGTCTCTACTACACGCACGCGCCACGCCCAATCCGCGACGCAAGTGAAGACGCTGCCAAGACGCTCCCCGGCACGCCCCTGGGCTATCCTTCAGGCCATCAATCAGGAACACGCTCGTCCCTCATCCTCCGCATCAACCTATCTGGAGTTGGAATGGATTCCTATGAACCGGGCGCCCACTCCTTCGTTCTCAAGATCTGGATCGAAGAAAGCGGGGACGCCGCCATCCCAACCAAGTGGCGTGGACACATCACCCACGTGCCCAGTGGACAACGCCGCTATTTCGAAGCCCTGGAGGAGATCATCCACTTCGTCCAGCCGTACCTGGAGGAGATGGGCGTCCAGTTCGCCCCCCGGCAGGGCCTGCCGCAGCGCTGGTTGAAATGCCTGCGGCATCGCCTGACCAGATAGGGGAAAGCCTTTCCGGGGAATCCAGGCTCTCCCCGGCCTTCGACTGCAGGAACCAAGGTCCCTATGGCCAATGTCTTCGCAATTCACTCGGTGGGCAACTCCCTGGCCACCTACCTCCGCAACTCCTACCCGGAACCCCTGCGCACGGATCACCCGTGCCAGTTCCGCCTGCTCTCCAGCGGCGAGCTGGCCGACCTGGGCGAGATCGACACCTCCCTCACCCTCTACCTCTACCGGGTGACCATGAACGAACATGTGCGCAACCGCAACCGGGCCACCCACATGGACGAGCATGACGTCCCCCTGGCCGTGGACCTCCACTACCTGCTCACCGTGTGGTCCAACAGCGCCCTGGCCGAACAGACCATCCTGGCCTGGGCGGTGCGCCAGCTCTACCTCTTCCCCACCCTGAGCGCCTCCTCCCTCACCCCGGAAGCCGGCTGGGGAGACAACGACATCATCCAGGTGGTGCCGGCGGAGCTGAGTACCGAAGATCTCATGCGCATCTGGGACGCGCTGGACCCCACCTACCGCCTGAGCGTCCCCTACGTGGCCCGGGTGGTGCGCATTGACCCCGACACGCCAGCCGACGGGCGTCCGGTGGTGGCCACCCGCCTGGCATGGACGGACCGCTACCCGTCCGGGGAGGCTCGGCCATGAGGTGGGAAACGGTGGAGCGGCGTATCGTCGCAGCCCTGCAGCCGGTGGAAGTCAACACCGGCCGCCCGGTGACCACGCCGGTCCTCATCCGGGGCCAGGGCATCCGCCAGGTGCGCAAGCCCGGCGGGGTGACGGTCATCACCCGCGCTCCGCAGCTGGAGGCCTACGTCCAGCGCTTCGAGGCGCCGCCGGCCCAGCCCGCCCCTGGCACGGTGGCCCTGCCCCTGGATCTGGAGGATCCCCGGGGCCGCTACCTGCCCCGGCGCTACCTCCTCCGGCTGCCCCGGCCCCCTGGCGACGGCCCCGAAGCCCTCTTCCGGGCCCAGGCCATCCCCCTCTACCCCAGCCCGTCGGGCCCGGTGCCGGCCGGTGCGGCGGTTCTGCGGGTCACAGTGACCGACGGCGACGGCACGCCCCTGCCCGCCGCATACCTGCGGGTGCTGCGCACGGTCAACGGGAACACCACCGTCCTGGCCCGGGGGCTCACCGACTGGCGAGGGCGGGCCCGGGGCGAAGGCCTCATCTGCGTGCCCGGCATCCCGGTCACCACCTGGGGCGAGGAGAACGGCGCCGACCAGCCCGTGCTCCTCACCACCGTGGACGCGGAACTGGAAGCCAGCTTCGACGCGTCCCTGGCCCTGGCAGAGGAGCCCCCGGCGGCTGGCGCCTTTCCCAACCCGGATGTCCTGGAACAAAACCTTGCCGCCCTACCCAACGCCCGGATCCCGGTCAGCCTGGCGTCCGGCCGGACCCTGACCGTGACCCTCGTCATCAACCTGCCTTGAAAGGAGGTCTGTCATGCCTGAATATCTGGCCCCTGGTGTCTACGTGGAGGAGGTCAGCTTCCGCCCCAAATCCATCGAGGGCGTCAGCACCAGCACCACGGCCTTTGTGGGCCCCACCCGCCGCGGCCCCCTGACGGGCACGCCCGAAGTGGTCACCAGCTTTGGCGAGTTTGCCCGCATCTACGGTGGGATGGCCAACCTCTCCTTCGCAGAGGGCACAGACGCCAATCCGCCGGTGATCAACTACATGGCCCACGCGGTGCGCAGCTTTTTCGACAACGGCGGCGCCCGGCTCTACATCGCCCGCACCTTCGTGCCCCGGGCCGGCAACAATGGGGTGGCCCAATCCCCCCTGGTGGTGGACGACGGTGGCAACACCGTGCGCTTCCGGGCCCGTATGCCGGGCTCCGGCCTCAACGGCCGGGTCCGGGTCTTTGAAAAGCTGACCCCGGCAGAGGACGCCACCATGAACGCGGCGCCCGT
This genomic interval carries:
- a CDS encoding sulfatase-like hydrolase/transferase, with protein sequence MSQRPNVLLVTTDHWPAALLGVAGHPVIETPTLDQLARNGVRFTNAYSECPVCIPARRTLMTGTAPRTHGDRTFQPTLPMPPHLPTLAQCFRDAGYQAYAVGKLHVYPQRDRIGFDDVILAEEGRPQFGVIDDYEIFLGEQGYPGQSFGHGMCNNEYLSRPWHLEERLHVTNWATQQMARMIRRRDPTRPGFWYLSYCHPHPPLAPLQAYLDLYRDLAPDRPYVGDWAEEDTDSLPYALQAVRAHWGPFRPEQIDRIRRAFYALCTHIDHQLRVVIGTLREEGILDNTIILFTADHGDMLGNHGLWAKRLFYEYSANIPMILVGPAGDERVGHHRVDERLVGWQDVMPTLLELAGLPVPETVDGLSMVGSQRRQWLYGEFGEGPVATRMVHDGRHKLIYYPTGNHIQLFDLAEDPQECHDVARAAGYASIRAGLIERLMGELYGSDEGWIQGDQLVGEPAQPYRPRPNRGLSGQRGLHWPPPPLELSGQVVGAP
- a CDS encoding AfsR/SARP family transcriptional regulator — its product is MNQISFSLLGKLSGCCDGAEIPGLELHRVQELLCYLLIYRRRNHNREQLASVLWGETSTAQSKKNLRQTIWQLQTALHQERQPVLARLLMVDNEWIQVNPDASYWLDIAVLEDAFLAVQAVPDSHLTAEQKRLLEESAGLYRGDLLEGWYQEWCIFERERYRSMYLAILDKLIGYSEAHGEYEAGLLFGAQVLRFDRAMERAHRRLMRLHYLAGNRTAALRQYELCLQALREELDVEPAQSTQQLYRQICADEHDQIAGTPLPPASPPPTPPATGTSPAIQQLLQLRITLAALQQQLDQCVKALEQTLTSRH
- a CDS encoding DUF4255 domain-containing protein; its protein translation is MANVFAIHSVGNSLATYLRNSYPEPLRTDHPCQFRLLSSGELADLGEIDTSLTLYLYRVTMNEHVRNRNRATHMDEHDVPLAVDLHYLLTVWSNSALAEQTILAWAVRQLYLFPTLSASSLTPEAGWGDNDIIQVVPAELSTEDLMRIWDALDPTYRLSVPYVARVVRIDPDTPADGRPVVATRLAWTDRYPSGEARP